In the Xiamenia xianingshaonis genome, one interval contains:
- a CDS encoding 2-isopropylmalate synthase, which translates to MTRKINIFDTTLRDGEQSPGASMNTEEKLVVARQLLRLNVDVIEAGFPISSPGDFESVRRISELAGDKATVCALTRAVEKDIDSAADALKYAKRPRIHTGIGVSPSHMRDKLRITEDECVERAIKCVKYAKKFVEDVQFYAEDAGRSDFDFLVRVIQAVVDAGATVVNIPDTTGYSLPEDFGRRIKYLMDNVNGIENVTVSVHCHNDLGMATALSLAGVRNGATQVECTINGLGERAGNTAMEEVVMGLRMHGEDLDGHTDINTREFLKASRLVSSITGMNVQANKAIVGANAFAHSSGIHQDGVLKKRDTYEIIDPADVGVGASQIVLTARSGHAALKHRLEELGYEMDGEELDRVYEAFLNLADKKKEVYDEDLESLVNEQERNDETAAFVLESVQISCGFPLKPTATVTLRNDADQSQTACEWGTGPVDAVYKACNKIMQVDNELSEFSVQSVTRGIDALGEVTVRVTAPDGEVYTGRGSDGDIIVSSAKAYINAINRLLNDKRQHRR; encoded by the coding sequence TGAACACTGAAGAAAAGCTCGTCGTCGCCCGCCAGCTGCTTCGCCTGAACGTCGACGTCATTGAAGCGGGCTTCCCCATTTCCAGCCCTGGCGACTTCGAGTCGGTCCGCCGCATCTCGGAATTGGCCGGCGACAAGGCCACCGTGTGCGCGCTGACCCGCGCGGTCGAAAAGGACATCGACTCGGCCGCCGACGCGCTGAAATACGCCAAGCGCCCGCGCATCCACACGGGCATCGGCGTGTCGCCGTCGCACATGCGCGACAAGCTGCGCATCACCGAGGACGAATGCGTTGAGCGCGCGATCAAGTGCGTGAAGTACGCGAAGAAGTTCGTGGAGGACGTGCAGTTCTACGCCGAGGACGCGGGCCGTTCGGACTTCGACTTCCTGGTGCGCGTCATCCAGGCCGTTGTTGACGCGGGCGCCACGGTCGTCAACATTCCCGACACGACGGGCTATTCGTTGCCGGAGGACTTCGGCCGGCGCATCAAATACCTCATGGACAACGTGAACGGCATCGAAAACGTCACCGTGTCGGTGCACTGCCACAACGATCTGGGCATGGCCACGGCGCTGTCGCTCGCGGGCGTGCGCAACGGGGCCACGCAGGTGGAATGCACGATCAACGGCCTGGGCGAGCGTGCGGGCAACACGGCCATGGAGGAAGTTGTCATGGGCCTGCGCATGCACGGCGAAGACCTTGACGGCCACACCGACATCAACACGCGCGAGTTTTTGAAGGCAAGCCGTTTGGTTTCCAGCATCACGGGCATGAACGTGCAGGCCAACAAGGCCATCGTCGGTGCGAACGCGTTCGCGCATTCGTCGGGCATCCACCAGGACGGCGTGCTGAAGAAGCGCGACACCTACGAGATCATCGACCCGGCCGACGTGGGCGTGGGCGCAAGCCAGATCGTGCTGACGGCCCGCAGCGGGCATGCGGCTTTGAAGCATCGCCTGGAAGAGCTCGGCTACGAGATGGACGGCGAAGAGCTCGACCGCGTGTACGAGGCCTTCTTGAACTTGGCCGACAAGAAGAAGGAAGTGTATGACGAGGACCTGGAAAGCCTGGTCAACGAGCAGGAGCGCAACGACGAGACGGCGGCGTTCGTGCTGGAGAGCGTGCAGATCAGCTGCGGGTTCCCGCTGAAGCCGACCGCGACGGTGACGTTGCGCAACGACGCCGACCAGTCGCAGACGGCGTGCGAATGGGGCACCGGCCCGGTCGACGCGGTCTACAAGGCCTGCAACAAAATTATGCAGGTGGACAACGAACTGTCCGAGTTCTCGGTGCAGTCCGTCACCCGCGGCATCGACGCGCTCGGCGAGGTGACGGTGCGCGTGACGGCGCCGGACGGGGAAGTGTACACCGGCCGCGGATCGGACGGCGACATCATCGTGTCGTCGGCGAAGGCCTACATCAATGCGATCAACCGCCTGCTGAACGACAAGCGCCAGCACCGCCGCTAA